In the Hermetia illucens chromosome 1, iHerIll2.2.curated.20191125, whole genome shotgun sequence genome, GTCCGGTGTTTTATCTGGTAGTGCAAACATAGAACTTCCGATTAGGAAGTGTGCAGGAGTGAGCGCATCTTCGTTGATCGCATCACTACTTAATGGTGCTAAAGGCCTGCTGTTTAAGCATGCTTCTACTTGAGCAAGGGCGGTGTACATCTTTTCGATGTTTAGAAGGGATTCTCCGAAGGTTTTCAAGAGGTGTCGTTTCACCGATTTGACTCCGGCCTCCCATAATCCACCGAAATGGGGACTACTTGGTGGAATGTGATGCGACTCGATGCGGTCATCCGCCATCCACGCTTGCGTTTCTTGCGTCATAGTTTGAAACATGGTCCTTATTTCTTTTCCAGCTGCTATGAAATTTGTTCCACAATCGCTGTAGATGGCTTTACATTTTCCTCTTCTGGATACGAATCGTTTTACCGCTGCTATGCATGCTGCTGACGTGAGATCGCTGACTAACTCCAGATGCATAGCTTTCGTCGCAAGGCAGATGAATGCCGCGATGTACGACTTGGCAGTCTTTGCTCCTCGACCGTTTGACCATTTAATCCTTAATGGTCCTGCAAAATCCAACCCGGTTTCCCAAAATGGTCGATTTAGTACCACTCTGGAGGATGGTAAGCTTCCCATCAATTGAGCTTGTGGTTGCGCGTTACTTTTGTAACAGGTGATGCATTTATGGATGCATCGTTTTACCATTTTCTGAGCGTTTAAAATCCAATATTCTTGCCGTAGAGTCGATAACATTAGTTGTGAGgttccgtgtaaagttttatgaTGAGCATGCCGCACAATGATCTCAGTGAAATTGCATTTACCATCCAATATAATGGGATGTTTGTTGACGTTGTTGGCATTCTGTAGCCTTCCGCCCACACTGAGGATACCGCAGGAATCAATAAATGGACGTAATTGGATGATTCTTGATTTACTATCGATCGACTGCCCTTTCTTTAATCTTTGGATCTCGGATAAAAACGAACGAGTTTGCGCTATCTTAATGCACGCAGTTCTGGCTGTTCGCAGTTCTTCCGCGGTGAGATATCCACAGGATCGGTAACCATTACTACTCGGCAACAGTCGTCTGCAGTATGCAACTACACGGATTAGCCTCGTATAGTTGGAGAATTTATCGATCACTAGATCCTGTTCTTCTGCTCGTAACGTGTGCAAGGTGTTTCTTTTCTCAAGCTCCATGGGTTCAATGCACTCCATTGTTGGGAAGCTAACAGTATCGGATGTGAGAATCTTTGGGCCATTCCACCATAACCCAAATTCGTTTAGCTGTGCTGGGGTCAATCCCCGTGTAGCGTAATCAGCAGGGTTTTCGTGCGTCCCCACATGATGCCACTGTTCCGGTGTGCTACTTGCATGAATTTCACTCACTCGATTTGCGACATAAGTTTTCCATCGAGCTGGATGGTCGGCTAACCAAGAGAGTACAATCGTCGAGTCTATCCAGTAGTGGGTGGTAGTATCAATCCAACTGACAACTGAGGCCTTAACTTGATTCATCAGTTTGACCAGCAATACTGCGCTATTGAGCTCAAGTCGTGGTATGGTTTGTACAGCAAGCGGTGTTACCTTCGTTTTAGCCGTTAGTAGTCTAGCCTTGGGCTCCTCCGAGTGCTTAAGGATCCGAATGTAGATCACAGCAGCGATAGCCGTTCTCGATGCGTCACAAAATCCGTGTAATTCGATTCGGTCCTTGGAGGTAGTCCCAATCCATCTTGGGACTTCAATAACTCGGAGATTTGTAATTTCCGCTTGATATGTCTGCCATTCTTGCGCTAATTCTGGCGGTAGCTTGTCATCCCATTCCAGTTTCTGAAGCCATAATTTTTGCATGAAGACCTTTCCTTTGATCATAATGGGCTGCAACCATCTGAGTGGATCAAATAAAGATGCAATCGTTGATGCCACTGTCCTTTTAGTTGGCCTACCTGTAGATAGGGTCTTTACATGAATGTTGAACATAAACATGTCTCGTTGAGGATGCCATTGCAATCCCAACGCCTTAACGCGATCTTCCTTGTTGAAATTAAGTGGGTGTGCTGATCCCCGGTGATGCTCTGGTATGGCTTCCAACACTTCGTCTAGGTTCGAGTTCCATTTGCGCAGATCAAACCCACCCATTCTAAGCAGATGGGTTAATTCCGTGTAGAGGCTTATCGCCTCCTCGATAGTGTCTGTTCCGGTCATTAGGTCGTCAACATAAAAATCCCTTTGCAGGTATGCTGCTGCATTCGGAAATCGATCTTGCTCGTTCATGGCCAAGTGGTGCAGTGTTCTGGTGGCCTGGAACGGGGCGCTTGCGGTTTCGAATGTAACTGTCTTTAACCGGTAATGACGAATTACATCTGCTTCGTTTGGGCGCCACACGATCCGTTGGAGATCTGCATCCTTGCTTCGGACTCGTATTTGTCGGTACATTTTTGCCACATCTGCTGTTAGCACGACGGGATACAAACGCCATCGTAAAAGAAGTGCGATTATCGAATCTTGTATGGTTGGTCCTATCATCAACAAGTCATTCAAGGATTTCCCAGATGCAGTTTTTGCTGATGCATTGAAGACCACTCGCACTTTAGTCGTTGTGCTGGATTCCTTTATGACTGCATGATGTGGTAGATAATATGACGGTAAACCCATTTCATCCTTTGGTATTTCCTCCATGTGCCCGCAATCTAGATAATCTTGCAAGCATTCGTTGTACTCTCGAAGCAATTTTGGGTTTTTGAGCATCCTCTTCTCGTGCGCTTCGTACATCAGAATCGCAGCCTTACTCGATGGTGCCAAGTTTGCCCTTGGGTCAGCTTTGAGTGGGAGCTGCACttcgaatcgtccatcttccaaTCGTTTGGTGGTCGCTTGATAGTGCGCttcacattcttcttcttctttactaAGCATTTCTCTGGGAACTACCTCTTCCTGAATCCAGAATTTTTCAAGTCTTTTGTCCAAATCGTTGGTATTTACAAAACTGATACTAATATTGTCTCCTGGTGAGGCTGTTATCGGACCAGAGAGAATCCATCCGATCTTCGTTTTTTGGGCTGTTGGGGTTCCGTGAATAATTCCGTCCAATAGAATATCCCCGTATATGTCTGCTCCAAGGAGAACATCGATTCTGCCCTTAGTTCTGTAATCTGGATCAGCTAGGTCTGCGGGGGTCAACCCAATGTGACCATCATTGCTTATCGTCGCAGAAGGAAGAGGTTTCGTGATAGTATCAATGATTAATGCAATGGTACCTATTTCACCATTTGACCATTTTTCCTTCATGGTTATTGGTACTTGTCCTCTACATTTCCTGGTTGCACTTCCAATTCCGGATATGATCACTGAGGCACGCTCTCGTTTCAACCCCAATAAATTTGCAGCGTATTCCGTAATGAAAGAATTCTGGGAGCCTTGGTCTATTAGCGCGCGCAGTTTGATGAAGTCGCCGTTGACATTGCGCAGCTCAATTATTGCGGTTGCCAATAGCACCGTCCACATGTTTTCCTGATTCACGAGATTGCTCCGAGACTGGTCAGAATGCTTCAGGTTTGACTTTTTCGGGGTTTCAGACTTGTCCGTAGTCGTAGGATGCAGCATAGAATGGTGTTTCTTTCCGCAAGTTTTACACGCTGCCTTTGATGTGCATTCGTACACTCGATGCGCACGCATGCAGTTGAAGCATAAGTTGCTTGCTTTAACAACTTCTCTTCGCTTGTCTATAGTGTAGCCTTGGAACGTCGGGCACTTGTATAGACTGTGGTCTGATTTACACAATGTGCACTTTTCGTATTCGTTATGGGTAACAGTATGGATCCCCACTTTCTTGGACTTCTTAGAGGAGGAGCACCTGTTAACTTCTTCAATGATGTGGCACTGGGTTTCTAGGAATTCTAGGAATGCCTCTAACTTAGGTACGTCCGCTGTCGCGCCAATTTTCCGTTGCCATTCTGCTCTGGATTCTGGATCAAGCTTGTTCTGCAGAATGAATATCATGACTGCGTCGAATGGGTCAACCTCCAAGTCTTGGAAATTCGTGATCAGCTCGTTGGTCGTATCAATCATTCTTTTGATGCCTTCGGCGTTTACCACAGTTTTCATGTTCCAAAACTGGGCCAAAAGTGACTGTGCAATAATGCGCTTGTTGTCGTATCTCTTCGCCAAGAGATTCCAAGTTGCGAAATAGTTGGCATCCGACATATTAAAGTGCCTAATTTGCTGAGACGCTTCTCCCTTTACTGATGCCCGAAGATACTGTAGCTTCTGCACCCCAGACACTCTCCCGTTGTCGTGGACAAGAGATTTGAAGAGGTCTCTGAACGAAATCCAAGCTGAACAAGTTCCATCGAACGTTGGAACCTTAATCCGCTCCAGTCTGACCGCATCTGGTTCTACTGAATGTAAGGTTCCATCGGCTGAGTCGTTGGTGTGTCCCACTCGCTTCCTGAACTCTGATAGCCTTTCCGCAAATTCGATGCTGTACACTTCATATTCGGCCTCGGCTTCGTCGTATTCCGTCAGATACTTCTGCAGAAGCTCCTTAGTTTGAGCCAAGTTCTGTTTGGCTGAGAAATGGTTGTCTTCGCATGACTTCCATTTTCGATTGAGTACTTCCAATTTCGTTTGGAAGTAAAGCTCgctatgtcgagtcttagcatcCTTCTTAAAGTTCCGTATGACTTTGAGGAACTCCTCCAGATTGTGCTTCTGGAGGACGGTGATGGCCGAATCCATTCCGCTGCTGGTTGGCATCACGCTGCTCTCACGGTCAAAAGTAGTTGCAAAATTATGTGTTGAATCTTGCAGATGGTTCGAATTATCAATGAAATAGGATGTTGGAAATCCTAAGTCGGTTTTAGGACTTCCTTCGCAGTTGCGATGATCCACTTAACTGCGCCGATATCCTAATGCAGATGTTCGCAACTTGGCGTTGAAATTCTGTGTCTCCAGATGCCggatccggctcgacggaccaaacAATATGTTGGGTCGAAGTATAGCAAAAATCCTTAGGATAATTGCTTAAGGCTCTTAGGCCACAACAAAGATTATTGCAGGCACAGTTGATATGGGTCGATTACCTGGTTAGCACGTTTTGTGGTGCAAGGTGAAGGTCGCTGACTTGAGTATGGGCATTGTGCGGGTGTCGTGTGTCGATCATAAACATTTTGCTGTGGAGCAAGAAATGTTTGATGATCTGTTTCTTGGGCAATTGTTGCTGGATTTTGCTAGTACTCGGTAAGAATTGTTGCAATAGATATTAATTGTTTACATTTTGCATTTCATGCAGTTCATTTCTTGTTGTGGATTAATTCTTTGATTTCTGCAGCGAAAACTGTTCAATGATCTGTTTCTCGaacatagctattatcagaactaTATAATAACGAAAtgcatcgaagtaaaattttgaaagatttcacagacttgttagcactgatgaagggaacaagtggttcccgaaatattggttttTGCAAgtataataaatatcactaatgaatagaaaaaagtcttaattattgcaaataatttgatcGCTAGAAACACTGTGAAATTACacttcaaagaatttcaagATAAAAACGGCGTCCGACAGATTTGGATTCTTTTATCGAGATTGTTCcttcttgttaaaatcggtatTTGCTATTTTCTTTACAATATGAAAGTTTAGGTACCTCAgcatcaacatcaagttgaggttttCTCATGCCAATATTCCCTCTGTACTGAAGAGAGTATACCTTCCAAACTGCTTATAGAAGAGATGGGAGGAGTAGACTTCGGTACCTCAGTTTAAAAGTTGACAATGTGTCAGTGAAGTATCCTCGCCAAACAAGCTGTCTTAAAACCAGGTGGTCAACCTTTGACGGGGACCACAACGACTTCGGAGAAAGAGGCGGTCGCAAACTGTGATTTAGACCTACTTCATGAGGACGAAATGTTGCTGTCGCATAATAAAGCTCAGTCAAACAAATAAGATGTGAATCCCCTGCAAAACGAACCAGTGCCTCTAACGCATGAATCTGGATTGGTAGACCATCTCATACGCACACCGCTGGAGGATTCCATGCAGGTCAAAGGGAGGTGACAAATATGAGACGTCAATATAACGATTCACGATGTCAGTCTGCAAatgtaaattcaaaatatcagaCTAAAGTCTGGGGGTCCACTTTTATGGCTTTATGGCTTCCGTCTATACAGATTAAATAACCGTCAAAATAAATCTAGATGAGAGTGGTAAAATTACTGATTAAACGTACAATAATATACTTTATTGTATTCCAGATAGTTAGAAAACCATTTGAGATAATGAAAGTCATCACAGTTAGGTTGCGTGGTAACTAAGATAAAATCAgcataattttgaataaaaaacacCAGGAAAGTTTCTAGTCTGAAGCTTAATGTCAACTGATAAGTGATGCTGATTAGGGCACCATTCATATATTCATAACAAAAAATATTGCTAACGAATACGATGCTTCGGTCATGGCTATATTCTAATTGTTAGGGCATAGGTATGCACATAAATGGCAACCAACATTTAAGGAATCTGAAGCCAAAAATATGTTTATCTTAGCGTTCCCCACCACATGTTGCCGTGGTGAAGTGCCCTTTCCACATCTTTAGCTGCTTATTCTCCAGTGGGGGAAGCGTATAGTTAACGTTCCTTTGcgcaattcaatttttcatgtgTCATTGTACATCAATTCACGTGTCCGGTATTTTATTAGATTCAAAGTAACAAAAGTTCCTTTAGCACTATCTTGCAACACAATTTCTTAAGGTCCTCAGAGGATTCACACATTCCGCAAGAAAAATCTCCTAATCTCTCCAAGCCATCCAATTAACTCCTTGCTCCAGATGATCAACTGTCCATCCATCAGCCGGTCTCAATTTGCTGATCCTGATCCTGCTAAATATGCCTTTGAACTTAGAAGTTTATGGCGGCTCATAGGCAACAATAACGCCCATACCTCGCTCAGAAACTAAGTCgtcaaaaacaaattaaaatattttttttttaattttatataaatggGGAACAAATTTTGTCAAAGATGCAACATTCTCTACGTGTCCCTGCCCCTCTTTATTGATCGATACCACCACTATTTTTATTGTGCACTTTCAGAACCCACTCTTGGAACACTCTGATTACATCATCACAATATCAGATTGATTAGTAATTCAAATCAATCATGATTAACCATTAATCGTTAATCGTGATTAGTCAAAGTTAATCATGAACGGCTAGCCCAAGTTTGATTGACCAATTAATAAACCAATTAATAAAATGACACCATTAATGCAAACCCTGGTTCCAGATTTATGTATCTTTAAAATATCGAttctgttagcactgatgaagggaacaagtggttcccgaaatatgggtttttgcaagaataaatattcacaccaacgaaaaagaaacaacaagtttttattatttcaatcgaTTCTGTTTTCTTGTTATGGATGataggggtaggtaggtatcagtggccgctacaaggagcccaattagcgctttggtgcgccgttttgatgccacaaactcctaagaccgtgactgttgttatgggagcagggaagcacagtccagccggctcggatcttcagagccagcccgtagcattcacgaaggaaagctacgcggtccccaaagaatggtttacccagtgtccgcagcctgattctagctagagctgggcaatcgcagagaaagtgcatgagggtttcccttccttctctgcagcttcggcaatgcgagttgtagggtatgccgagcctaacggcatggtcccctatgggtcagtgccccgtgcaggccgccgtaatcttgaatgcatttgcacgcgtctggcacaggagctctcgtgatcgagctatgttataagtgggccaaattctccttgacttggcacagcttgtaagccttcgccatctcaggcccgcggctgctaggtagtgcgagtagactcggcccccggcagccgccagcggaacacccaCTGTATTCGCCGACGGACTGccgagagcagagccttgcctggtcaatcagcccgctcattcccctctatgttcctatgcccgggaacccagaggagagagaccttgagcgtgccgcccagatggttgagcgcgtctctgcactgtcccaccttgatggtcgcttggctgtcggtcagaatggctatgtcacgcttggggctcgaatcacgctccagccatcgacagacttccaatatcgccagtacttccgcctggaatacactggcgaaacctgggagaccatacgacttgaatacaccgtgtgtattcaagaaaacccccgcgccgactccataggccatctttgatccgtccgtaaagaataccgtgtcatagtcttgcaacacgccgccggtcttccactttgccctggttggaaggtccacagcacaatttctcgtgaagttcagcttgcgtgtgacatagtccgtgggagatgcccagatttctcgacgtatttcatctaggatattgctgtggccgtaggacttcgctgtccagcatccggactcacatagtctgacggcactgcacgctgcaacatatttgatgtggagttcTAGGGGGacgagatgcaggagtacattgagagaatctgccgggcaggactgcagagcccccgtagcacctgcacacgcggttctttgaatcctattaagtttcgttctattgtatttcttcttcaaagcctgccaccatacaatagagccgtacgtcaggatcggacgcactacagcggtgcacatccagagaaccatcctcggccggagatcccatttctttgcaaaggttctcttacaggcatagaaggctatacaggcatTCTTAAtccgcagttctatgttcaacctccaattcagcttaggatccaggattacacccagatactttacataagaggaaagaaccaaactttgttcattcagccgtggtagatggaattcaggtatccttgtcttggtgatgaatagcatcagttgcgttttggttgggtttatgctgagtccgcatcttgcggcccacaggcacacctttcgcaacgctccttccatgatgtcgctcataatggacagaaacatccctgatactaatatcaccaagtcgtcggcatacgccaccaccttcaccccgctgctgtccaatgtacgtaaaattttgtccattactattaaccagagcaccggtgagatggcgccaccctggggcgtgcctctgttcacagctctggtcaagtggttgcctcccagatcggactggattatcctggtgctcagcatggatataatccaatgcgtgtgatacccctccaatccaataccggtcaaggcttccttgatggcgttagtgctgacgttgttgaaagctccatctatatccaagaaggcagcaagggtacaCTGCTCgcactgcagcgaccgctcaaccgtgccaattacctcgtggagggcggtttctgtggattttcctttgaagtaGGCATGCTAGGGCTTAGagaaggcgttctctccataatcgtccttaagtgaatgtccaggacgcgttctagggtcttcagcacgaaagaggtcaggctgattggtcggaagtccttcgcggactcatgaccgcgcctgcccgctttcggtatgaaaaccactcgtgcgcgcctccaggactgcggtacgtatcctaaagtgatacagctccggtaaatctcaacaagccacggcacaacccattcctgctgcttctgtagcatgaatggcattatgccatctgggtctggagatttgtatgcggagaagttgtttatagcccagccgatcctatcctcggtaattaccgatttgatagtctcgcacagctggggttgccgcaaaccctccaagcgaggttctgactcatagtcctcctcgctggaaggaaagtgcgtttgggccagcagctccaagctttcactagaagattccgtccaggagccttccgactttttaaggaaggatgggctcttatgttccttggagagaatcttattgagcctcgcggattcactagtgctatcgatgttctgacaaaagcccagccaagaccgcctcttggcggtcctgatggccgacttgtacttcttcaggcagtccttgtatagctgccagtatttttgcctgtagcagatgttgaagatttctctggtcagctttctgagactagagagatctttgttccaccacggtggcagggtctttttgctgtacttagctgggcacgagactttaaaggcgatatcaaatgccttctccagagccccgacctttcaGTCCAGTTCGTcagtcgtgccaatcctaccaatttgcgcaccggagagtttgttcttaattacctaaccaaactttctccagtcgatcctcctggggtctctaaagagCTTTGAGACCTCTGcggtgagatctagactgaagaatatccaactgtggtcagagaaggatctctggtcagacactctcagtcctccaccctaagaatcccgttgtcggttattagggtgatatcaagaacCTCCTTCCAACCGACACAGTTCGaagagcaggggaaatggaaggttggtgtactgcccctgttacacaccgatataTTTgaagtaatataataataaaatcaaagaatgactcacctcttttatTCATtgcggagctgccccaaagcgtatgccttgcatcggcgtcgcagcctatcaacaggttggctttctttgttgttatgaAGTTCGTCAGAtgctgtagttcttctggcggagctgatcggtcatgagtcatgtaagccgaggaaatatccgcgttctctgcccccgcctgctccagcttgaccacaactaggtcactggaactcaggtccgggcacaggaaagcgcgcAGACTCTTTcttgcaagaatacatgctctaggtctatcctgatcagcgtttcctgtgctgtggaataaattgaaatatttgctttggagctctttgatggttcggtcgtttccgacccagggctcctgtattaatgcgatgtcgatgtcttcctctaagaggaagacgagcagattagccgaggcgcacttcgagtgccgCAGGTTTATCTGCGttgccctcagcatgatctgcttgcgtggggggtttgccagcccccgtcggaccgtcgatcgtcatctcctccaacaactcgttggcggcgtcgattgggtctaggtcgtcgtccagttttgcagagcggaaaacttttactttggcattcctgactccgaaccacactttataatcggcctttttcagtgcctccaggcactcctcgtttatgcggagtagtacaggctggctgtttatctgacgttcctcctccttgataacaacccagtcgtccatgggaatcccggggttgtgaagacgcaagaaatggacgagcttggcCTACTCCATgcagatcttcggcaaccagatgcgagtgaCCGGTGAATCTCGTCTTAAGGgatgatcttgagcttaacgcccttccaggcgtcgctgatcttagcgacacacgaaccgagaaagtctttagagaactggtccatgcaagctattacgtggaacccacggaccacctgagatgaatcaaagtggggggtGAGTCCCGGATGTTTAGGTTgatgtacaatttccttcggatgttgtttagcgtctgcgctcttgcccactctgctccgcttcttatcttgttcgacctcgtcttgagatcgattgcgttttaaAGCCATGGGCTTCGCCTTCGCTCGTCAGCCAGgtgtttgctattgtattcatcaacaatcgcctggtatttagcgaggtctttttcatcccgctcgtcgacagtaccggcctccttattcttagcaattttgctgagaatatgcatagccttctggtactggctcttgaacaggacacccgtggaccttccaCTGTTTCCTGGCTGGAggtcagcagctcgtcctccgatgatgcgcctggcatcatcgcctcctcttctatcgtcgtttttgctttttgttgataattgagtccatgttttggtcccacgagtagtccgggaagaatgcccaccctggctggcccggccaccagggtaagggtcttcttcgaagaactgaaggtgcccaaggtattcagagttcgcatactaaagaccaagctccccattggccacgcagccctcgacatatgctgttccacctgggcttggggtcctattagcaccttctccggtgcagggaagacgatccccgggctgttgcttcagtccatccccccgccagatctacttacccctaacacatgaccagcagacaagcagatcctcgtcagttggatgagcctactcctagccccggccaccacgcggaggtcgtgtgaggacttgccgaattatgcaactttaacctgaagcataatcagaccgggtcgcccttgttatggatactccatcaataaaatatatgctTAACTAAATTCTCCcaaataatacaaaattttcatcaaaaaGAGCTGATAATGATGGTTCGATGGAAATCAATGTATCTCAATTCATCGAGCAGATCATGATCTGGGGAAATTTACTAATCAGTTTTATTAGGAATTACGAGTGGACTTGTTTGAGAATCAAGGGATTACCGATTTGAGatgtttaatttaaaattcaattatcaaTTATCGTACACAATCCGCCATAAATCAATTCTTAGAGTACGGTCAGAGCACACTAAGCAAACGTGGTAGCTCCGATTTATTGGCCTTAGAAGCCGCTATGAACACACAACTGATATGTGGAGAGCACTCCATTCTCTGATAAGTTCATCATATTCAAGGTCTCGACAAGTACACAAACACAATCTGTTACTTTCCAAATCTGGTGGACATTTCTCCATTTATTTACTCAGAAAATTCGACTAAGTAGCTTTCAGGAAATTGGTCTTCTGCGTAGTGTTTGTTTTTTCCTGAAGTGTTATATATTAACAGACATAATACTCAATGATCCATTAAGAAGATGTTTACAAGCTGTTCCAGTTTATTTCCACTGATAACTGATAATTGTAATTCCATATACATTGAGAGCCCTAGTCATCTGCTCAAGAAGATTACTTTCAATTTTCAGATCTTTTCGAGACCTAGACCTGTGATTTTCTGATCTTTTCAGCTTCAAGATAGaatattatttcatttaatttgtcTGAGTCGGTCAATCTATAATTAATCACCATTGTTTTCAGCGTTCTTGCTATGATTGATATAATGCGGTTATCGACACACGGTATCATCTAGAACCAAAATGTACCAAAGCTTCGTAActaatttttagattttccaaatatataaatataattttatactTAATTCTGAAAAATGActtaattttgcaaaaaaaaaattcctaatGAACTTTTGACggtgcgatggttgagggggtagagcgtcGGCCTGCCAATCTCGCTGCGCTGGGTCCGAATTCCAATCGTCATGGGTGTGTcatgtgtttgtctcgctgctacgagcttatcatttgcacagcgttaagtgtgatgatagtgaaactgaagcacaatctgactgtgtggataccCTAtattccaccaaggagtgaGCAGGAAACATAAATGAACTTTCCATTAATATAAAAGGCATAAATTCAAAGCATTTTtttatatactatatact is a window encoding:
- the LOC119661593 gene encoding uncharacterized protein LOC119661593 → MPTSSGMDSAITVLQKHNLEEFLKVIRNFKKDAKTRHSELYFQTKLEVLNRKWKSCEDNHFSAKQNLAQTKELLQKYLTEYDEAEAEYEVYSIEFAERLSEFRKRVGHTNDSADGTLHSVEPDAVRLERIKVPTFDGTCSAWISFRDLFKSLVHDNGRVSGVQKLQYLRASVKGEASQQIRHFNMSDANYFATWNLLAKRYDNKRIIAQSLLAQFWNMKTVVNAEGIKRMIDTTNELITNFQDLEVDPFDAVMIFILQNKLDPESRAEWQRKIGATADVPKLEAFLEFLETQCHIIEEVNRCSSSKKSKKVGIHTVTHNEYEKCTLCKSDHSLYKCPTFQGYTIDKRREVVKASNLCFNCMRAHRVYECTSKAACKTCGKKHHSMLHPTTTDKSETPKKSNLKHSDQSRSNLVNQENMWTVLLATAIIELRNVNGDFIKLRALIDQGSQNSFITEYAANLLGLKRERASVIISGIGSATRKCRGQVPITMKEKWSNGEIGTIALIIDTITKPLPSATISNDGHIGLTPADLADPDYRTKGRIDVLLGADIYGDILLDGIIHGTPTAQKTKIGWILSGPITASPGDNISISFVNTNDLDKRLEKFWIQEEVVPREMLSKEEEECEAHYQATTKRLEDGRFEVQLPLKADPRANLAPSSKAAILMYEAHEKRMLKNPKLLREYNECLQDYLDCGHMEEIPKDEMGLPSYYLPHHAVIKESSTTTKVRVVFNASAKTASGKSLNDLLMIGPTIQDSIIALLLRWRLYPVVLTADVAKMYRQIRVRSKDADLQRIVWRPNEADVIRHYRLKTVTFETASAPFQATRTLHHLAMNEQDRFPNAAAYLQRDFYVDDLMTGTDTIEEAISLYTELTHLLRMGGFDLRKWNSNLDEVLEAIPEHHRGSAHPLNFNKEDRVKALGLQWHPQRDMFMFNIHVKTLSTGRPTKRTVASTIASLFDPLRWLQPIMIKGKVFMQKLWLQKLEWDDKLPPELAQEWQTYQAEITNLRVIEVPRWIGTTSKDRIELHGFCDASRTAIAAVIYIRILKHSEEPKARLLTAKTKVTPLAVQTIPRLELNSAVLLVKLMNQVKASVVSWIDTTTHYWIDSTIVLSWLADHPARWKTYVANRVSEIHASSTPEQWHHVGTHENPADYATRGLTPAQLNEFGLWWNGPKILTSDTVSFPTMECIEPMELEKRNTLHTLRAEEQDLVIDKFSNYTRLIRVVAYCRRLLPSSNGYRSCGYLTAEELRTARTACIKIAQTRSFLSEIQRLKKGQSIDSKSRIIQLRPFIDSCGILSVGGRLQNANNVNKHPIILDGKCNFTEIIVRHAHHKTLHGTSQLMLSTLRQEYWILNAQKMVKRCIHKCITCYKSNAQPQAQLMGSLPSSRVVLNRPFWETGLDFAGPLRIKWSNGRGAKTAKSYIAAFICLATKAMHLELVSDLTSAACIAAVKRFVSRRGKCKAIYSDCGTNFIAAGKEIRTMFQTMTQETQAWMADDRIESHHIPPSSPHFGGLWEAGVKSVKRHLLKTFGESLLNIEKMYTALAQVEACLNSRPLAPLSSDAINEDALTPAHFLIGSSMFALPDKTPDKVKELRRLQERPKWLKPIANLQPGMLVLVKSEKTPPTKWPLARIIDVQPGQDGLVRVATIKMNGHITKRPVVKLCPLPINDEYPREAIKPVQEADNNEHHEPPPSKRRRGITNHSITPSWTLMLATIISLCVSHVTAIVSVKKSSGGFYLEELGNAVINRGTFQFNIHVPWSEIHTDNIRIHDALNFLNEALAKYDCLWRIVSNQASIWECSHITEVVTTLNHTMRLLPPSLQIHHQPNAATQTSYDQQKITIQGYLPIFDVHHYDLIQASAIPQRLNNNLFVIPEIPAAWSSRSRPNSPWPSLQFLPFASITHWSGWPSCQLSLCPMSSRTALISD